A single region of the Aliiroseovarius sp. F47248L genome encodes:
- a CDS encoding RNA polymerase sigma factor has product MIARPSQKICEILEQNTPEADLVTAARAGNESAIRELVRRMNPRLFRIARGIVASDAEAEDVVQETYLKAFTQLENFHAEARFSTWITRIAINAALMHIRRARPQEAYDTVAEDENSTSSILAFPGQQPDRPEEALGRAQMRALLEECVASLPADLRLPFLLREAENMSILSIARDLSLNPVTVKTRLFRARRRLRSALEDRIQGGFDVIFPFDGARCAGMADRVVAALKDVKHL; this is encoded by the coding sequence ATGATCGCCCGACCAAGCCAGAAAATCTGCGAGATTTTGGAGCAGAACACTCCAGAGGCAGACCTCGTTACAGCCGCAAGGGCTGGCAACGAAAGCGCCATACGCGAACTCGTCCGGCGAATGAACCCACGGCTTTTCCGGATCGCACGAGGTATCGTTGCCAGTGATGCGGAAGCCGAAGACGTGGTTCAGGAAACCTATCTGAAAGCATTTACCCAACTGGAAAACTTCCATGCAGAAGCTCGCTTTTCCACCTGGATTACTCGCATCGCGATCAATGCTGCCTTGATGCATATCCGGCGTGCCCGACCACAGGAGGCATACGACACCGTGGCCGAAGATGAAAATTCAACAAGCTCCATCCTTGCGTTTCCCGGCCAGCAGCCAGACCGACCGGAAGAAGCCCTCGGGCGGGCACAAATGCGCGCGTTACTAGAAGAATGTGTTGCTAGTCTGCCTGCGGATTTACGTTTACCCTTTTTGCTGCGTGAGGCCGAGAACATGAGCATACTTTCGATTGCGCGCGACCTCTCGCTGAACCCTGTCACAGTCAAGACACGTCTTTTTCGCGCCCGTCGCCGGTTGCGCAGCGCTCTTGAAGATCGCATTCAGGGCGGCTTCGATGTTATCTTCCCGTTTGATGGTGCCCGTTGTGCTGGTATGGCTGATCGGGTTGTTGCAGCATTGAAAGATGTCAAACATCTCTGA
- a CDS encoding GAF domain-containing protein, whose translation MTHQPSPEAIYRALHTQTGGRLFTVTVLDRAAGLARRVYTSDADAFPVSGTKSMSQGAWTEQVVERGEVFVANTVAEFAIYFPDHALIESLGCGAALNVPIGLDEVIGTVNILDKEHYFSPQNVDRCLVAIKQHRDDLIWAMEQCAL comes from the coding sequence ATGACCCATCAACCGTCCCCCGAGGCGATCTATCGTGCCTTGCACACGCAAACCGGGGGGCGGTTGTTCACCGTGACGGTGCTGGACCGCGCCGCTGGTCTTGCGCGGCGGGTTTATACTTCTGACGCCGACGCATTTCCTGTGTCCGGGACCAAATCGATGTCGCAAGGGGCTTGGACAGAACAGGTCGTAGAACGCGGTGAGGTTTTCGTCGCGAACACCGTTGCGGAGTTCGCGATCTATTTCCCGGACCATGCCTTGATTGAAAGCCTTGGATGTGGCGCTGCGTTAAATGTGCCGATTGGCTTGGACGAGGTCATAGGGACCGTCAACATTCTCGACAAAGAGCACTACTTCTCGCCACAGAATGTGGATCGCTGCCTCGTTGCCATCAAGCAGCATCGTGACGATTTGATTTGGGCGATGGAGCAATGCGCACTCTGA
- a CDS encoding lipo-like protein, which yields MITKARQVCDQHLSKLGLWIAKKLHARSYRSNPPAHVDFDKVCQALRPGDVLLVEGNERISGAIKYLTQSTWSHAAFFVGDALDQTDTARSRSCLIEVNLHEGCVTSPLSKYDGFNLRICRAPALSDAERAALITFMEGKIGLQYDLRNIFDLLRYFMPTLPMPAHWRRRMLAVGSGDPTRAICSSLIAQAFQSINYPILPVVSLNETMDEAAQKEIYHIRHHSLFAPRDFDLSPYFEVIKPTLGRGFDFHDLVWDKPVLRK from the coding sequence ATGATCACAAAAGCAAGACAGGTCTGCGACCAACACTTAAGCAAACTCGGTCTCTGGATTGCGAAAAAGCTTCATGCGCGGAGTTACAGAAGCAATCCGCCCGCACATGTTGATTTTGACAAGGTCTGTCAGGCTCTTCGACCCGGCGACGTCTTGTTGGTTGAGGGAAATGAACGAATTTCTGGTGCAATCAAGTATCTGACGCAATCCACCTGGTCCCATGCTGCGTTTTTCGTTGGAGACGCTTTGGACCAAACTGACACGGCGAGGTCACGGAGCTGCCTGATCGAAGTGAATTTGCACGAGGGTTGTGTAACGTCGCCGCTTTCAAAATATGATGGTTTCAACTTGCGCATTTGTCGCGCACCCGCTCTGAGTGATGCCGAAAGGGCTGCTTTGATCACCTTCATGGAAGGCAAGATCGGCCTGCAATACGATCTGCGTAACATCTTCGATCTGCTTCGTTATTTCATGCCAACACTTCCCATGCCCGCGCATTGGCGGCGCAGGATGCTGGCTGTCGGGTCAGGTGATCCGACACGAGCGATCTGTTCTTCGCTAATTGCACAGGCGTTTCAATCCATCAACTATCCCATCCTGCCTGTTGTATCACTCAATGAGACAATGGACGAAGCTGCACAAAAAGAGATCTATCACATCCGCCATCATTCGTTGTTTGCGCCGCGCGACTTTGACTTGTCACCTTATTTCGAGGTGATAAAGCCAACCCTCGGTCGTGGTTTCGATTTTCATGATCTCGTCTGGGACAAGCCAGTCTTAAGAAAATAA
- a CDS encoding ABC transporter substrate-binding protein: MLNLKTTFIAGLLASAFALSPVAAATPDNMLVVAQNIDDIVTIDPASAYEFSSGEYVANTYDTLVRYDATDTTVLAPALATEWTVDAANKTVTFTLRDGVKFHSGNPLRAEDVVGSWTRVVALDKAPSFILTQLGWTADNIADMVTAEGNTVTVRYEGDFAPSFVLNVLAARPASVVDMLTVMANEVDGDMGHAWLNKNSAGTGPFSLGTYRPADILSLDANPDYYQGRPLMDRIVIQHNPEGATQRLQLEAGDIDMAKDLDPGQIAGLEGVEGVRVETYPQAAVHWVSFNQKTDSLTDPAVWEAARYLVDYQGMANGMLKGQMKVHQAFWPDGFPGALTDTPFSYDPEKAKQILKDAGVETPINVTMDVISAPTFVEMAQALQASFAEGGINLEIIAGTGAQVITKYRARTHEAMLLYWGPDFMDPHSNAKAFAYNKDNSDDKYASTTTWRNAWMPPAEMNAKTMAALGEQDADKRLGMYLELQKETQAEAPYVIMFQAIKQVAMRDNIKGYVNGATSDYVFYRLVEKE, from the coding sequence ATGCTAAACCTAAAGACAACGTTTATTGCTGGACTTCTGGCAAGCGCCTTTGCGCTTTCGCCGGTGGCAGCCGCAACGCCAGATAACATGCTTGTGGTGGCCCAAAACATCGACGACATTGTTACGATTGATCCAGCCTCGGCTTACGAATTCAGCTCGGGCGAATATGTTGCCAACACCTATGACACACTGGTGCGCTACGATGCGACCGACACGACTGTTTTGGCCCCTGCGTTAGCCACCGAATGGACAGTCGACGCCGCCAACAAGACAGTCACATTCACCTTGCGCGACGGGGTTAAATTCCACTCTGGCAATCCGTTGCGAGCCGAGGATGTGGTCGGATCATGGACCCGCGTCGTCGCCCTTGATAAGGCGCCATCCTTCATCTTGACACAATTGGGTTGGACCGCTGACAACATCGCCGATATGGTCACGGCAGAAGGCAATACAGTTACCGTGCGTTACGAGGGCGATTTTGCGCCATCTTTCGTTCTGAACGTACTCGCCGCACGCCCGGCATCAGTCGTGGACATGCTCACCGTCATGGCCAACGAGGTCGACGGCGACATGGGCCATGCGTGGTTGAACAAGAACTCTGCGGGCACCGGGCCGTTCAGTTTGGGCACCTATCGTCCTGCCGATATCCTCTCGCTTGATGCCAACCCCGATTATTATCAGGGCCGCCCGCTGATGGACCGCATCGTCATTCAACACAACCCCGAAGGTGCAACCCAACGATTGCAGCTCGAAGCGGGCGATATCGACATGGCCAAGGACCTTGATCCCGGTCAGATCGCAGGCCTTGAAGGGGTTGAGGGCGTGCGTGTGGAGACCTACCCGCAAGCTGCCGTGCATTGGGTATCGTTCAATCAGAAAACCGACAGTCTGACCGATCCCGCCGTATGGGAAGCCGCACGGTATCTGGTGGATTATCAGGGCATGGCCAATGGCATGCTCAAGGGTCAGATGAAGGTGCATCAGGCATTTTGGCCGGATGGTTTTCCGGGCGCGTTGACCGACACACCGTTTAGTTACGACCCCGAAAAAGCCAAACAGATCCTGAAGGACGCCGGGGTGGAGACACCCATCAACGTCACGATGGATGTCATATCTGCTCCCACTTTCGTGGAAATGGCACAGGCGTTGCAGGCCTCTTTTGCCGAGGGCGGGATTAACCTCGAAATCATCGCAGGCACAGGCGCGCAGGTCATCACCAAGTACCGCGCGCGAACCCATGAGGCGATGTTGCTGTATTGGGGGCCTGACTTCATGGACCCGCATTCCAACGCCAAGGCATTTGCGTACAACAAGGATAACTCCGATGACAAATACGCCTCGACTACGACGTGGCGCAACGCATGGATGCCACCGGCCGAGATGAACGCCAAAACCATGGCAGCCCTGGGCGAGCAGGATGCGGACAAGCGGCTTGGCATGTATCTGGAGCTTCAGAAAGAAACCCAGGCCGAAGCGCCGTACGTCATCATGTTCCAGGCGATCAAGCAGGTCGCGATGCGGGACAACATCAAAGGGTACGTCAACGGTGCCACCTCTGACTACGTCTTCTACCGTCTGGTCGAAAAGGAATGA
- a CDS encoding calcium-binding protein, with translation MALIFKSSRNDVVRATDRSDWIFTFGGDDEVHARAGNDFVFGGRGSDWISGGAGRDYIYGQRGDDFLIGGAGADVLSGGRGDDTAVFVAADNTRNTSHDDVYYGGKGHDTLRLEFTADEWADSSVQEDVANFISWLSDTAASRSFTFASLGLTVRGFESLTVFVDGQEIDPTAPPDVTEIDLSDSTEDETVTIPDDTDTNIRTGSGDDTITTGNGANVIDAGDGNNVVTTGSGDDDITTGSGDDTVTIGDGDDIVRTGAGNDTIIAGAGLGDDIIDGGLGNDTVAYPSVENGVTIDLRAEDRSSTMTIKNGTIGDYLTSHGYAATTPVGIATGDVSPTGQDEVEVDILISIENATGGQGSDHITGNDDDNVLRGGDGSDMGNDTLLGLAGDDLLIGGAGNDTIDGGADDDTIEGGAGNDTIDGGEGFNQIVLSGTNDDYDVISNGDGTYTVTDVGGNGDGVDIITNIEDLVFSNTTLALWSLVDSNYIFGTPNSETIFGTQGRDNIYAGAGDDQIFGRGEEDWITGGAGNDLIDGGDGVVDHEFGWDAVDYMEETSEGGSQGVTVNLGTQTATDTFGDTDTLVNIERINATNFADILIGSDDDDAFDPHGGDDEIHGGAGWDNLMYQLSAGEGGTFGIVATFSPTIEGSGTVKDPFEDTDTFSGIEALRGTEFNDNVTGGIGFQFIRTFAGDDIVDGTIGQQMLGYHDDANYGGFEGISVDMSEVDGNGFAIVTDGFENKDLIKDIEEIRGTGTDDSITGSSADNFFLGEAGDDLIDGQDGSDTIQGGLGNDTILGGVGDDNLDGGADNDTITGGAGVDVMIGGAGADQFIFSFGDGNDIIEDFTVGEDLLVLEGGVTITGLSELDVGGDTNLDTVVELSSGEEIALLDVSGLTDWNALL, from the coding sequence ATGGCACTTATATTCAAGAGCTCAAGGAATGACGTCGTAAGGGCCACTGACCGATCTGATTGGATATTTACATTCGGGGGCGATGACGAAGTTCACGCCCGTGCAGGGAACGACTTTGTTTTCGGTGGGCGCGGTAGTGATTGGATCAGCGGTGGCGCTGGCCGTGACTACATTTACGGCCAGCGTGGTGATGACTTTTTGATAGGCGGCGCAGGTGCCGACGTCCTAAGCGGCGGACGCGGAGATGACACCGCTGTATTTGTTGCAGCGGACAACACCCGGAACACAAGTCATGATGACGTATACTATGGCGGCAAGGGGCACGACACGTTAAGGCTTGAGTTTACCGCGGATGAGTGGGCAGACAGCTCGGTGCAAGAAGATGTGGCCAACTTTATAAGCTGGCTTTCAGACACTGCGGCTTCCCGCTCTTTCACCTTTGCGTCTCTCGGCCTGACAGTCCGGGGCTTTGAAAGTTTGACAGTCTTTGTCGACGGACAGGAAATCGACCCCACCGCCCCGCCGGACGTGACCGAGATTGACCTGTCAGACTCGACAGAAGATGAAACGGTCACAATACCGGATGATACTGACACCAATATCCGCACCGGCTCGGGTGATGATACAATCACGACCGGAAATGGTGCCAATGTGATTGATGCAGGCGACGGCAATAACGTCGTGACCACAGGCAGCGGGGACGATGATATCACCACGGGGTCCGGTGACGATACCGTCACGATAGGCGATGGGGACGATATCGTGCGCACCGGTGCCGGAAACGACACGATTATTGCCGGGGCCGGTTTGGGCGATGATATCATCGATGGCGGTTTAGGTAACGATACCGTGGCCTACCCTTCTGTCGAAAATGGAGTAACCATCGATCTCCGTGCCGAAGATCGGTCGAGCACGATGACGATAAAAAATGGCACGATTGGGGATTATCTGACTTCGCATGGTTATGCAGCGACCACCCCGGTGGGCATTGCAACTGGCGATGTTTCCCCAACGGGACAGGACGAAGTCGAAGTTGATATCCTGATCAGCATTGAAAACGCCACGGGTGGCCAAGGCAGCGATCATATCACCGGCAACGACGACGATAATGTTTTGCGTGGCGGGGATGGATCGGACATGGGGAACGATACGCTTCTGGGCCTTGCGGGAGATGACCTTTTGATCGGAGGTGCAGGAAACGACACCATTGATGGTGGCGCGGATGACGATACGATCGAAGGCGGCGCCGGGAATGACACGATCGATGGTGGCGAAGGGTTCAACCAGATCGTCCTGAGCGGGACCAACGACGACTATGACGTCATAAGCAACGGCGACGGCACCTACACGGTTACGGATGTCGGGGGAAATGGCGACGGTGTCGACATAATCACCAATATCGAAGACCTCGTGTTTTCCAACACGACGTTGGCTTTGTGGTCTTTGGTGGACAGCAACTATATATTCGGCACCCCAAATTCTGAAACCATCTTCGGGACACAGGGACGAGACAACATTTATGCTGGCGCAGGTGACGACCAGATTTTTGGACGCGGAGAGGAAGACTGGATCACAGGCGGCGCTGGAAATGACTTGATTGATGGCGGCGATGGAGTGGTTGACCATGAATTTGGTTGGGACGCTGTAGATTACATGGAAGAAACCTCTGAAGGAGGTTCTCAGGGCGTCACCGTCAACCTTGGCACCCAAACCGCGACGGACACGTTCGGCGACACGGATACTTTGGTCAATATCGAACGGATCAACGCCACGAACTTCGCGGACATCCTGATAGGTTCCGACGATGACGACGCATTCGACCCTCATGGCGGTGATGATGAGATTCACGGCGGTGCTGGTTGGGACAATCTGATGTATCAACTGTCCGCCGGAGAGGGCGGAACATTCGGGATCGTGGCAACATTTAGCCCGACCATTGAAGGGTCAGGAACTGTGAAGGACCCGTTTGAGGATACCGACACTTTTTCCGGGATCGAGGCTCTTCGCGGCACCGAGTTCAACGACAACGTAACCGGCGGTATTGGTTTTCAGTTCATTCGCACATTTGCGGGGGATGACATCGTCGACGGAACGATAGGGCAACAGATGTTGGGTTATCATGACGATGCGAATTACGGTGGGTTCGAGGGCATCTCGGTCGATATGTCCGAGGTCGATGGAAACGGTTTTGCCATCGTGACCGATGGTTTCGAGAATAAAGACCTGATCAAGGACATCGAGGAAATTCGCGGCACCGGCACTGACGACTCCATCACCGGCAGCAGCGCGGATAACTTCTTTCTTGGTGAGGCTGGCGATGACCTTATCGACGGACAAGATGGCAGCGATACGATTCAAGGCGGGTTGGGGAACGATACGATTCTGGGTGGGGTTGGCGACGACAATCTTGATGGCGGTGCGGATAACGACACCATCACCGGGGGTGCGGGAGTTGACGTCATGATCGGTGGAGCCGGCGCTGACCAATTCATCTTCAGCTTCGGCGACGGCAATGACATCATCGAAGATTTCACGGTCGGAGAGGATCTTCTGGTCCTTGAGGGCGGCGTGACAATCACCGGATTGTCCGAGCTTGACGTCGGAGGCGATACCAATTTGGACACGGTCGTCGAATTGTCGAGCGGCGAAGAAATTGCACTGTTAGATGTCTCTGGTCTCACCGACTGGAATGCTCTTCTTTGA
- a CDS encoding helix-turn-helix transcriptional regulator — protein sequence MLVDQNQFLRLTDLIFKAAVEPHRWQDFLDALHEMTGGIRTHMFGHDVRSNFQFGIKASGYDPEAIRSYIEYYGSMNAWVPGFMRRTAGAVMYSEEMCPVEDLLKTEFYNDWVRPNDDILGGGGAVIFNDRRRSFLLGGNIRRRDIEAKQDQWMALVTQLLPSIQHAIEINQMIAAHAIERKAAKFGLWHRPSVVAIDSQRRVCFANEEAQSLMQSGCVLCCDFQERLSFRNLRLARLLERLVEKLAGYDLNLETTFKAVDRKNGRVFNCRTARLVPSDEATRHSVHGLIGGPYIMLCLMRDQQATDSKMMLVELFSMTPCEAEVATSIAEGRSTREIAEFRKVSIHTIRNQLKSAMSKLNVSRRTELVRKVLTSI from the coding sequence ATGCTAGTTGACCAAAACCAATTTTTGCGGCTGACGGACCTGATATTCAAAGCCGCAGTAGAGCCTCATAGGTGGCAAGATTTTCTGGATGCCCTGCACGAAATGACAGGGGGTATACGCACCCACATGTTCGGGCATGATGTCAGGTCGAACTTTCAGTTCGGAATAAAGGCCTCTGGCTATGATCCAGAAGCAATCCGCTCTTATATTGAATATTATGGTTCGATGAATGCATGGGTTCCTGGCTTTATGAGGCGGACCGCAGGGGCGGTCATGTACTCAGAGGAAATGTGTCCAGTTGAAGACTTGCTTAAAACCGAGTTTTACAATGATTGGGTGCGACCCAACGATGATATTCTGGGTGGTGGAGGTGCGGTTATCTTTAACGACAGACGCCGCAGCTTCTTACTTGGGGGAAACATTCGCCGAAGAGATATTGAAGCCAAACAGGATCAATGGATGGCACTTGTCACTCAGCTTCTACCCAGCATACAACACGCAATCGAAATCAATCAGATGATCGCGGCCCACGCCATCGAACGAAAAGCGGCCAAATTTGGGCTTTGGCACCGACCTTCGGTTGTCGCAATAGACAGTCAGCGCCGGGTCTGCTTCGCGAATGAAGAAGCGCAGTCGCTGATGCAAAGTGGTTGCGTGCTATGTTGCGATTTCCAAGAACGACTGTCTTTTCGAAATCTGCGGCTTGCACGGTTGCTTGAAAGGTTGGTTGAGAAACTCGCTGGGTATGATCTAAATCTTGAAACGACCTTCAAAGCCGTCGATCGCAAGAACGGGCGAGTTTTCAATTGTCGAACAGCAAGGCTTGTACCTTCCGATGAGGCCACTAGGCATTCAGTTCATGGTCTGATCGGAGGACCGTATATAATGCTATGCTTAATGCGCGATCAGCAGGCCACAGACTCAAAAATGATGCTGGTTGAACTGTTCTCGATGACTCCGTGTGAAGCGGAGGTCGCAACGAGTATCGCCGAAGGGCGCTCGACCCGAGAGATCGCAGAGTTTCGCAAGGTCAGTATACACACAATTCGCAACCAGCTTAAATCTGCGATGTCAAAATTGAATGTTTCACGACGAACTGAATTGGTTCGCAAGGTGCTGACTTCGATTTAG
- a CDS encoding plastocyanin/azurin family copper-binding protein, with protein sequence MTFARRTFLAMGGGILATLSAPAILRATSMEIIEMVGTMRGEKVWFKPHGLAVRAGTTIRFVNRDTGSSHTSTAYHPSNYDRTRRIPKAATPWDSDFLLPDESFEVTLTEPGVYDYYCIPHEMAAMVGRLVVGRPDDTRWEGPSTDTDDVSPEVLAALPTVETILARGRIEEEKAP encoded by the coding sequence ATGACTTTTGCACGACGAACGTTTCTGGCTATGGGGGGTGGCATCCTTGCCACCCTTTCAGCCCCTGCGATCCTGCGTGCAACTTCGATGGAGATTATAGAAATGGTCGGTACGATGCGCGGTGAAAAGGTCTGGTTCAAACCCCATGGCCTTGCCGTGAGGGCCGGCACAACCATCCGGTTTGTCAATCGAGACACAGGCAGCAGTCATACCTCGACCGCCTATCATCCTTCCAACTATGATCGAACCCGCCGCATTCCAAAGGCGGCAACCCCGTGGGACAGTGATTTCCTGTTGCCGGATGAAAGCTTTGAAGTGACACTGACAGAGCCCGGCGTTTACGACTACTACTGCATCCCGCATGAGATGGCGGCTATGGTCGGACGTCTTGTGGTCGGTCGCCCGGACGACACCCGCTGGGAAGGGCCAAGCACTGACACGGACGACGTTTCACCCGAAGTTTTGGCAGCCCTGCCGACGGTTGAGACAATTCTTGCGCGTGGCAGGATCGAAGAGGAGAAAGCCCCATGA